DNA from Leptospira mayottensis 200901116:
GAGTCTCCTAATTTTATAATTGATTTAAGGAAATCTGATATTCTATCTTGAATTGGTTAGCCGCCGTATCGATAACTCTGAGCAAATTCCCCCATTTAAGCGAACGGGGCCGTACATGAATCAAGGATAAAAAAGCGTAGCTCATAAAAACACTATGATAAAAACTTTAAAAAAATGCCGTTGAGCTTTTAACAAAGACAAAAGAGTCATTAACTTTAGTTTCAAAAGACTTGGAAATCTCGGTAAATACGTTAATAAATTGGAAAAAATATCCAATAACCGTTTCAGGATTAGGGAATGAGCGCTGAAAGAAAGTGTTAGTCGAAGTGCGCAAGGGAGATCCTAAAAAAATCCGCATTCACGGATGTTTTTTTCTTTCAGGTCAAGACGACATCACATTTCTGTCTGTTGGAATTTTATAAAATTTCAACGCGCGATACCGATAGATTCTCCGTTTAAGATTCAAACTCTGTTTCAAATCGTACCCATTTGCGTTGATTCCTAACAACTTCTTAACTTCGTTTTCCGCTCTTTAACCCGAGCGCTCTTGACTGGGAAACGAGTCCATGATTCACTATGAGCATGAAGAATCCGAAAATTTTCACGTTCAACCCCGTATTGAAACGGACACATTCAGGAAACGATATATTATGAATCCGAAGACAGTTTTGGCCTTTGGCATGGGCGGACTTTGTCTTGTCTATTTGGTTTATTCTATTTTTAAACCGGAGAAATTCTAAGGAGATTTTATGGCCACGGAATGGATTCAACTTTCGATTTTTCTTTTTTCAATCTCAGTCTTTTCTCCCCTATTCGGTCTTTGGCTGCATAAAATATTCACCTCATCGGAGGCTCTAAAATTCGAACCGCTTTTATACAAACTCTGCGGAATCGATCCGAAACGGAATATGGACTGGAAAGAATATACGATCTCACTTTTGTTATTCAACCTATTTGGCTTTATTCTTCTGTTTCTGATCCTGCTCTTTCAAAATTTTCTTCCTTTCAACCCTTCGAATTTTGCGGGACTCGATATCTATCTTGCGTTCAATACCGCCGTAAGCTTTACAACCAACACAAACTGGCAGGCTTACAGCGGAGAATCGACTTTGAGTTATTTTTCACAGTCTGTCGGATTAACGGTTCAGAACTTTCTCAGCGCGGCGACGGGGTTTTGTGTCCTTCTCGCACTTTCAAGGGGGCTTTCGGCGAACTCAAACGCATTCGCGCTCGGAAATTTTTGGAAGGATTTAATCCGAGGAATCTTATACGTTCTTTTTCCTTCGGCTTTTGCGCTTGCTTTAACGTTAGTCGCAACAGGATTGGTACAGACATTTTCGAGTTACGTGACCGCAAACACATTGGAGGGTGCAGAACAAATCATCCCGTTAGGACCCGTAGCCTCGCAAATCGCGATCAAACAATTAGGAACAAACGGGGGAGGATTTTTCGGAGTCAATAGCGCACATCCTTTCGAGAACCCCACTCCCCTTTCTAATTTCTTTCAGATGTTTTCCATTCTGATTCTTCCGGGAGCATGCGTATTTTTATACGGAAGAATGATCGGAAATCTCAGACACGCATGGGTGATCTTCAGCGTAATGTTCACGGTTTTTTGTATCGGAGTAATTACAGTTTGGTTCTCCGAATCCTCCTACAATCCTATTTTCGATTCGTACGGCTTTTGGGAAGGAAAAGAAGTCAGGTTCGGAATCTTAAACAGCGCGGTCTGGGAGGTAGCCACCACAGTAGCGTCTAACGGGTCCGTCAATTCCATGCACGACAGTTTTTCTCCGATCGGCGGTCTAATAGGAATGTTGAATATACAACTAGGGGAGGTAATATTCGGAGGAGTCGGAGCCGGTATGTACGGAATGGTCCTTTTTATTCTTCTTACCGTTTTTTTGAGCGGCATCATGGTGGGTCGTAGTCCGGAATATCTCGGTAAAAAAATAGACAAAGTAGAAATCCGAATGTCGATCTTGGGAATTCTTTTACCGTCTACCGTCATTCTTCTTTTTACAGCGATTTCGGTGAGTTTACCGGACGCCTCATCCTCGTTGTCAAACCGAGGACCACACGGACTTTCCGAAATTCTGTATGCGTTCTCATCCGGAGCCGGAAACAACGGAAGCGCGTTTGCCGGTTTGAATGTTAACACTCCGTATTATAATTCCATGTTAGGAATCGCGATGTTGATCGGAAGATTCGGAGTCATTCTCCCCGTTCTTGCGATCGCAGGAAGCACCGCGGTCAAAAAAAGATCCGAGGTCGTTTCGGAAGGTTCCTTTTCCACGGAGGGAGGAATATTTTACGTTTTACTTCTTTCCGTAATCGTGATCGTAGGCGCGTTGACCTTTTTTCCCGCACTGACAATCGGACCGATACTTGAACATTTTCTAATGTTACAAGGCAGAACTTTTTAAGGAGAACCGGATGAGCCGTAAATCAAAAGGTTTCTTCGAATCGGGAGTCTTAAGGGAAGCCGTCGTAAACACATTCAAAAAATTGAATCCACTTTCTCAAATTAAAAATCCGGTGATGTTCGTCGTTTTTTTAGGGGCGCTTTTTACGATCTGGATCTTCTCCAAAGACTTATACCACGGAATTTATTCCTCCTTTAACCTGCAGATCGGTTTGTGGTTATGGTTTACAGTTTTTTTCGCGAATTTCGCGGAAGCGATCGCGGAAGGAAGGGGGAAGGCCAGAACCGACAGTCTCAAAAAAACCAGATCCAATGTCGTCGCCAAAAAACTCGTAGACGGTAAGATCCGTCCGGTTCCCGGAACATCCTTAAAAATCGGCGACTCGGTGTTATGCGAACCGGGGGATCTGATTCCGGGAGACGGAGAAATTATAGAAGGAATCGCGAGCGTGGACGAATCCGCGATCACGGGAGAATCCGCTCCCGTAGTAAGAGAAAGCGGAGGAGATCGAAGCGCGGTCACCGGCGGAACTAGAGTGTTAAGCGACAAGATTATAATCACCATCACGGCTGAGCAAGGAAATACTTTCTTAGATAAGATGATCGCTCTTGTGGAAGGCGCAAAACGGCAAAAAACTCCGAACGAAATCGCACTTACCATGCTTCTTTCCGGTTTGTCTTTCGTATTTCTGGTCGTGGTCATCAGCCTGCCGTTCTTTGCGGAATTCGTCGCAAAGGAAGGAGGACAAAAAGCCGATCTATCCGTCCCCGTTTTGATTTCTCTTCTTGTCTGTCTTATACCCACGACGATAGCCGGGTTACTTTCCGCAATCGGGATTTCCGGCATGGAACGCCTGATTCGGTTTAATGTGATTTCAAAAAGCGGAAAGGCGATCGAGGCCGCAGGTGATATCGACATTCTTCTTTTGGACAAAACGGGAACGATCACGTTAGGCAACAGAGAGGCAAGGGCATTCTTCCCCGCACCAGGAGTGGAGGAAAAATATCTTGCGGACATCGCACAACTTTCCTCTCTTGCGGACGAAACACCGGAAGGAAGATCCATTGTCGTATTAGCAAAAGAGAAATTCGGGATCCGAGAAAGAAATCTTACCGAAATGGAAGCCGAATTTATTCCATTCAGCGCCTCTACGAAAATGAGCGGATTGGACCTAAAGAAAGAAGGAATAGTGACCCGGAGAATCCGCAAAGGGGCTGGGGACGCGATCAAGGCCTATCTCCAGAACTTCGGTCAAAAAATTTCCTTCGAAATGGAAGACGTCATTCAAAGGGTTTCACAAAAAGGAAGCACTCCGATTCTTGTCGCGGAAGACGACAAACTTTTGGGAGTGATCGAACTCAAAGACATCGTCAAAGGCGGATTGAAGGAAAGATTTGCGAGTCTTCGTAAGATGGGAATCAGGACCGTCATGATCACCGGAGACAATCAACTCACCGCTGCCGCAATCGCCGCAGAAGCGGGAGTGGACGACTTCTTAGCCGAGGCGACTCCTGAAACAAAACTGAAAAAAATCAGAGAACAACAAAACAAAGGTTATCTCGTTGCGATGATAGGAGACGGCACTAACGATGCGCCGGCACTCGCTCAATCCGACGTAGGAGTTGCGATGAACACGGGAACTCAGACCGCAAGAGAAGCGGGTAACATGATCGACCTAGACAGCAATCCGAGCAAGCTCATAGAGATCGTTGAAATCGGAAAACAACTTCTGATGACGAGAGGCGCTCTGACAACTTTTAGTATCGCAAACGACATCGCAAAATACTTCGCGATCATTCCTGCGCTCTTCGGAGCTTTTTATGCTACGGCCGACGTTGTGGACGGTCCTTTATCCGTTCTCAACTTAATGCATCTCAACTCGCAGAAAAGTGCGGTGCTCAGCGCGGTTATTTTCAACGCGTTAGTCATTCCGGCCTTGATTCCTTTAGCGCTGAAAGGTGTGACTTATAAACCTCTGGGAGCGGACAAAATATTAAGGCGAAATCTTTTGATCTTCGGTTTTGGCGGTATTCTTACTCCGTTCTTAGGAATCAAATGTATCGACATGATCCTAGTCTTATTAGGGCTCGATTGAGGAGAATTTCATGTTAAACACGGCATCGATTGCGATCAGAACCCTTTTATCTCTTACATTTATCACCGGAATTCTTTATCCGATCGTCATTACCGGATTTTCCGAACGCTTTTTCCCGTCCTCATCAAACGGAAGTTTGATACGAGTCGACGGCAAAATCGTAGGTTCGGAACTGATCGCCCAAAAGTTTACAAAAAACGAATATTTCTGGCCTAGACCCTCAGCCGGAAATTATACAACGGTGGCTTCGACGGCGTCCAATTCAAGTGCGACTAACGCTTACTTGAAATCGAAAATCGACGAAAGAAGAAAGTTCCTTTTGGCGAAACATCCGGATCAGAAGAGCGTTCCTCCCGATCTATTGTTTGCTTCCGGTTCCGGGCTCGATCCTCATATCAGTCCCGCCGGCATTCAATTTCAGAAAAATCGGGTGATCGCTGCGAGAAAATTGACTCAAGAACAGATTCTTCTATTTCAAAAAATCATAGAACAATCTCTGGAGCGGCCCACACTCGGATACATCGGAGAAAAACGCGTCAACGTACTTCGATTGAACTTGAAATTGGATGGTGAATTCGGAAGAATCAAAGAATGACCGACTGGAGCGAAAAATCCAAATTGGATCCGGATGAACTTCTTCGTAAGATCCAAGCCGAGGAAAAAAAATCCATTTCAGGAAAACTGAAAATTTTTTTCGGCATGGTCGCCGGAGTCGGTAAAACCTACGCGATGTTAAACGCCGCACGCGCGCTTAAAAAGGAAGGCGTGGACGTGGTGATAGGTTACATAGAAACCCACGGAAGAAAGGAAACGGAAGAATTATTGGAAGGATTGGAAACTCTTCCGAGAAAAAGTATGGAACACAGAAAAATCCGATTCGAAGAAATGGACATAGACGCCATTCTCAGACGGAAGCCCGAAGTCGTATTAATAGACGAATTCGCGCATACGAACATACCGGGAAGCAGACACGTAAAACGTTATCAGGACGTCTTCGAAATTTTAAATCACAGCATCAACGTATTCACAACTTTGAATGTTCAACACTTGGAAAGCCAAGTGGAGACCGTCGAAAAAAATACTTCCGTAAAAATCAGGGAAACGATTCCGGATTCTGTTTTGGACGTGGCAGACGAAATTCTGTTGATAGACCTTTCTCCGGATGATCTCAGAAAACGTCTGCAGGAAGGAAAAGTCTACATTCCCGAAAAAGCGAATATAGCCGTGGATCATTTTTTTAAAAAGGAAAATCTGGCGTTTCTTCGTGAGACGGCACTCAACTACACCGCGAGACACGTGACCACCTCGCCCGATTCCACGAAATTCAGGGAAAAGATCCTCGTCGCGATCGGCGCAAATCCGAATTCTTACTCCTTATTACGTTATGCGAAACGTCTTGCTTACGAAAGAAACGGGGAATTGTTCGCGATCTATAATCAAACGAGGGAAAATCTTTCTAAGGAACATCTAAGTCGACTCGAAAAGAATCTAAATTTTGCGAGAGAACTCGGCTCCGAAATTCTTTACGCCGCAGATGAAGATCTGGTGGAAGCCGTTCTTCGTATAGTCGAGCAAAAGGGCATAACGCGTGTGGTTTTGGGAAAATCTCCGATGTCTTGGTGGAAAAAATGGAACTCTCCATCTTCCAAACTCGCCAGGATCACGTCGAACTTCGAACTCTGCCTCGTTCCTTATGATCATACTTCTTTTTCGGAAGAAGAATCCGCACTGGGGCGATTCTTAAGAACCTCATCGGGTGGGAAACAATACGTCGCTTCGGTCGCATTCATTTTATTGGCGACTTGTATAAGTCTTTTTCTGGAACCTATCACGGGTTACTGGAGCATTTCCTTTTTGTATCTATTTTTCGTATCGGGAATCGGATCCGTTTTCTCCAAAGGCCCAACGGTCTTGGCCGGTTTGTTATCCGGAATCTTTTGGGAT
Protein-coding regions in this window:
- the kdpA gene encoding potassium-transporting ATPase subunit KdpA is translated as MATEWIQLSIFLFSISVFSPLFGLWLHKIFTSSEALKFEPLLYKLCGIDPKRNMDWKEYTISLLLFNLFGFILLFLILLFQNFLPFNPSNFAGLDIYLAFNTAVSFTTNTNWQAYSGESTLSYFSQSVGLTVQNFLSAATGFCVLLALSRGLSANSNAFALGNFWKDLIRGILYVLFPSAFALALTLVATGLVQTFSSYVTANTLEGAEQIIPLGPVASQIAIKQLGTNGGGFFGVNSAHPFENPTPLSNFFQMFSILILPGACVFLYGRMIGNLRHAWVIFSVMFTVFCIGVITVWFSESSYNPIFDSYGFWEGKEVRFGILNSAVWEVATTVASNGSVNSMHDSFSPIGGLIGMLNIQLGEVIFGGVGAGMYGMVLFILLTVFLSGIMVGRSPEYLGKKIDKVEIRMSILGILLPSTVILLFTAISVSLPDASSSLSNRGPHGLSEILYAFSSGAGNNGSAFAGLNVNTPYYNSMLGIAMLIGRFGVILPVLAIAGSTAVKKRSEVVSEGSFSTEGGIFYVLLLSVIVIVGALTFFPALTIGPILEHFLMLQGRTF
- a CDS encoding potassium-transporting ATPase subunit F translates to MGGLCLVYLVYSIFKPEKF
- a CDS encoding sensor histidine kinase gives rise to the protein MTDWSEKSKLDPDELLRKIQAEEKKSISGKLKIFFGMVAGVGKTYAMLNAARALKKEGVDVVIGYIETHGRKETEELLEGLETLPRKSMEHRKIRFEEMDIDAILRRKPEVVLIDEFAHTNIPGSRHVKRYQDVFEILNHSINVFTTLNVQHLESQVETVEKNTSVKIRETIPDSVLDVADEILLIDLSPDDLRKRLQEGKVYIPEKANIAVDHFFKKENLAFLRETALNYTARHVTTSPDSTKFREKILVAIGANPNSYSLLRYAKRLAYERNGELFAIYNQTRENLSKEHLSRLEKNLNFARELGSEILYAADEDLVEAVLRIVEQKGITRVVLGKSPMSWWKKWNSPSSKLARITSNFELCLVPYDHTSFSEEESALGRFLRTSSGGKQYVASVAFILLATCISLFLEPITGYWSISFLYLFFVSGIGSVFSKGPTVLAGLLSGIFWDFLFIPPRYTFFIEKLEDVLMFGSFIFISIIIGNVTSRLRQKEKVLINRELRLTTLFDLSKELGHARDIRQIARIGADYLKKVFQTDVAILLENQGNIDPNSSRAGNFFPDAKETAVANWTYKNKISAGKFTDTLPLSLGTYFPMIAPGKIIGVIGIVLGERLNLDQENLLLTMGNQIALALERELLSEETRTRYLANQSERLYTIIFNSLSHELKTPLSTIRGAVTALLEPEIDKSSEARKELLNEINESSMILNLLLGNLLDMSRYESGFLKLRMDWHDPSDLVHVVVRRLRQTVKNSRCVIHLPENPIPTWMDFTLMEQALFNVVFNAVQISPEGSPVAIELLPDKDKMKYVVEDNGPGIPEEELDKIFEKFYRSKNQSHIGSGLGLSISKSIVETHGGTLIAENRKEGGARFCIHIPIKPG
- the kdpC gene encoding potassium-transporting ATPase subunit KdpC codes for the protein MLNTASIAIRTLLSLTFITGILYPIVITGFSERFFPSSSNGSLIRVDGKIVGSELIAQKFTKNEYFWPRPSAGNYTTVASTASNSSATNAYLKSKIDERRKFLLAKHPDQKSVPPDLLFASGSGLDPHISPAGIQFQKNRVIAARKLTQEQILLFQKIIEQSLERPTLGYIGEKRVNVLRLNLKLDGEFGRIKE
- the kdpB gene encoding potassium-transporting ATPase subunit KdpB, whose translation is MSRKSKGFFESGVLREAVVNTFKKLNPLSQIKNPVMFVVFLGALFTIWIFSKDLYHGIYSSFNLQIGLWLWFTVFFANFAEAIAEGRGKARTDSLKKTRSNVVAKKLVDGKIRPVPGTSLKIGDSVLCEPGDLIPGDGEIIEGIASVDESAITGESAPVVRESGGDRSAVTGGTRVLSDKIIITITAEQGNTFLDKMIALVEGAKRQKTPNEIALTMLLSGLSFVFLVVVISLPFFAEFVAKEGGQKADLSVPVLISLLVCLIPTTIAGLLSAIGISGMERLIRFNVISKSGKAIEAAGDIDILLLDKTGTITLGNREARAFFPAPGVEEKYLADIAQLSSLADETPEGRSIVVLAKEKFGIRERNLTEMEAEFIPFSASTKMSGLDLKKEGIVTRRIRKGAGDAIKAYLQNFGQKISFEMEDVIQRVSQKGSTPILVAEDDKLLGVIELKDIVKGGLKERFASLRKMGIRTVMITGDNQLTAAAIAAEAGVDDFLAEATPETKLKKIREQQNKGYLVAMIGDGTNDAPALAQSDVGVAMNTGTQTAREAGNMIDLDSNPSKLIEIVEIGKQLLMTRGALTTFSIANDIAKYFAIIPALFGAFYATADVVDGPLSVLNLMHLNSQKSAVLSAVIFNALVIPALIPLALKGVTYKPLGADKILRRNLLIFGFGGILTPFLGIKCIDMILVLLGLD